One region of Eubacterium sp. 1001713B170207_170306_E7 genomic DNA includes:
- a CDS encoding relaxase/mobilization nuclease domain-containing protein, whose product MAITKIWPVKDSLNRVIEYAKNVDKTENPDFLNSDLYQVLHYAADENKTKFERQYYVTGINCAVKTAGQQMQITKERFGKTGGILAHHACQSFRPDELTPKECHTIGVKLAQKMWGDKYEVIVSTHLNTNCLHNHFVINSVSFLDGKKYNERKAEYQRLRDTSDALCREQHLSVIENPTKRKRSPGLYQAEKQGEPTRYALYRSDIDEAIERSMTMKEFYDYLRQKGYQIKGKIDSCALKLPHYPRFTRFKTLGEAYSVLHIQDQIYRQRGPEVRERSKEPILFFVPTPKKLQIEGILGFGEEYRKLRNLYLFFCYQLGIYPKNKGQVSMSPYIKEEVRRMEEISQQTIFLCKNQIDTYEQLKEKQEEIQTEMDDLINKRKKLNNKMRRAEPKSKERFSQEKKELTKQISGLRKDLKLAIGVEKRALDMVEQLETTLIAMNKEKVIIHKKKKYR is encoded by the coding sequence ATGGCCATCACCAAAATCTGGCCCGTCAAGGACAGCTTGAACCGTGTCATTGAGTATGCCAAAAACGTTGATAAAACCGAAAATCCCGACTTTTTAAACTCCGATCTCTATCAGGTGCTGCACTACGCAGCCGATGAAAACAAGACCAAATTTGAACGACAATACTATGTAACCGGCATTAACTGCGCCGTCAAAACCGCCGGACAGCAGATGCAGATCACCAAAGAAAGGTTTGGCAAAACAGGTGGAATCCTGGCCCATCACGCCTGTCAAAGCTTCAGACCCGACGAGCTTACACCCAAAGAGTGCCACACAATCGGTGTCAAGCTCGCGCAAAAAATGTGGGGCGACAAGTATGAAGTGATCGTGAGCACCCACCTTAATACCAACTGCCTGCACAACCATTTCGTCATCAATTCCGTCTCTTTCCTTGACGGAAAGAAGTACAATGAACGCAAAGCAGAATACCAGCGGCTGCGGGATACCTCCGACGCTCTATGCCGAGAACAGCATCTGTCCGTGATTGAAAACCCCACAAAACGCAAACGGAGTCCGGGCCTTTACCAGGCAGAAAAACAGGGAGAGCCGACACGTTATGCCCTTTATCGTTCCGATATCGACGAAGCCATTGAACGCTCAATGACGATGAAAGAATTCTACGACTATCTGAGACAAAAAGGGTATCAGATTAAAGGGAAAATTGATTCCTGCGCGCTGAAGCTGCCACATTATCCACGCTTCACACGCTTTAAAACACTCGGAGAAGCCTACTCCGTGCTGCACATTCAAGATCAGATCTATAGACAAAGAGGGCCAGAAGTCCGGGAAAGAAGCAAAGAACCCATTTTATTCTTTGTACCCACACCAAAGAAATTACAGATCGAAGGCATACTGGGATTTGGAGAGGAGTACCGAAAACTTCGCAACCTTTACTTGTTTTTTTGCTACCAATTGGGGATCTATCCCAAAAACAAAGGACAGGTTTCCATGAGCCCTTATATCAAAGAAGAAGTCCGCCGCATGGAAGAAATATCCCAGCAGACCATCTTTTTGTGCAAAAATCAGATCGATACCTATGAACAGCTCAAAGAAAAACAGGAAGAAATTCAGACAGAGATGGATGATTTAATCAACAAAAGAAAGAAGCTTAACAACAAAATGCGGCGGGCAGAGCCAAAATCGAAAGAGCGATTTAGTCAGGAGAAAAAGGAATTGACGAAACAGATTTCAGGACTTCGTAAGGACTTGAAGTTGGCAATCGGCGTTGAAAAACGAGCATTAGATATGGTTGAGCAGCTTGAAACTACATTGATCGCTATGAATAAAGAGAAAGTGATTATTCATAAAAAAAAGAAATATCGATGA
- a CDS encoding response regulator, translating to MEEVILDDKKKTTVVIVDDEPIIIMDLEEVLENLGYKVVGKALDGFEAIEICRYKKPDVVLMDVEMPVLDGFAAANCILEEALAETVIMVTAYNDKKFVDQAMEIGASGYLVKPINERSIMPCINVARARSKEIIHLKQEVKKTKELVEARKIIEKAKGLIMKKKNISENEAYEYIRLISKEKQISMQRVAEILLKGRRK from the coding sequence ATGGAAGAGGTAATATTGGACGATAAGAAAAAAACAACGGTTGTTATTGTAGATGATGAACCCATTATTATCATGGATTTAGAAGAGGTTCTGGAAAATCTTGGATACAAAGTAGTAGGAAAAGCGCTTGATGGATTTGAAGCCATTGAAATATGTCGCTATAAAAAGCCGGATGTTGTGCTTATGGATGTTGAGATGCCTGTCCTTGATGGGTTTGCGGCAGCTAACTGCATTTTGGAAGAGGCCCTTGCTGAAACCGTAATTATGGTCACAGCATATAATGATAAAAAATTTGTAGATCAGGCAATGGAGATAGGCGCTTCAGGATATTTGGTAAAACCCATTAATGAGCGTTCCATCATGCCTTGTATCAATGTCGCTAGAGCCAGAAGCAAGGAGATTATACACCTTAAGCAAGAGGTGAAGAAGACAAAGGAGCTTGTAGAAGCAAGAAAGATTATTGAAAAGGCTAAAGGTTTGATTATGAAGAAAAAAAATATCAGCGAAAATGAAGCTTATGAGTATATCCGTTTGATTAGCAAAGAAAAACAGATTTCGATGCAGCGAGTCGCTGAAATTTTACTTAAGGGAAGACGAAAATAA